Genomic segment of Dermacentor albipictus isolate Rhodes 1998 colony chromosome 5, USDA_Dalb.pri_finalv2, whole genome shotgun sequence:
CGGGGCAGGGTACGGATGGGGGAGAATCGGGCGGGGAATGAGTGGGGAGTGCAGGAGGAACGCACAAGTTTGCCATGTACGCAGGCTTCACACGGTCGATTGAAATCACGTTTTCACGGCCGTTCACAGAAATAGTAaaagtcttttctccgcgctgCAGCACTTCGAACGGGCCGTCGTACGGTGCAGTGAGGGCGGGTCGGATGCCTTCGCGGCGCACGAAAACGTGAGTTGAGGCAGCTAGGTCTTTGCTTACGAAAACGTCGTAAGTGGAGGGCTGTCGAGGCGATGTAGGTCGCAAGCGCTCAAAGAGCGACCGAAGTTGCTCAACGTAGGCAGGAGGCGAGAGGTTGGGGACTGCAGGTGGTGCGAAGAATTCGCCGGGTAGACGTAGTGTCGTCCCGTAGACCATTTCGGCAGCAGTACacccgaggtcctcttttatggccgaccgaatgcctagtagaactagcggcaggtcgtcgacccatgaagttcgagcgtcgcgggcgatgagggcggctttcaactggcggtgaagcctttccaccattccatttgctgacggatggtatgcagttgtgtgGATGTGGCGGATACCGAGGATGCTTGTTAACGCTCCGAAGAGCTCACTTTCAAACTCGTCCGCGGTCGGTTGTTACCACGCTGGGGCAGCCGAAACGAGATATCCAACCGGCCACGAAAACGGACGCCACGGTTGGCGCTGTAATATCGTGTACGGGAAACGCTTCAGGCCAGCGCGTGTAGCGGTCAACGCAGGTGAGGATGTATCGTTTACCACGCGATGTAGGCAGCGGACCGACAATGTCGATGTGAACGTGGTCAAAGCGAGAGTCGGGCGGATGGAAGGGTTGAagtggtgacttggtgtggcgggtcgtttttgcacgttggcagcgttgacattctcgagcccagcggcggacatctgcgttgatgccgggccacacataacgggaggtgatgaggcgctgagtggcgcgaacACCAGGATGGCTCGAGTCGTGTAGCTTGCCATAAACTTGACGACGGTGCGAGGAAGGTACAAATGGACGGGCAcagcctgttgacatgtcgcagacgatcgtaccggaggagaacggcagtggcacgtcagcaaacgagagagatgtggaccctgcacacaggtcacgcagctcgttgtcagagtgttgtgcctctgcgatgatgtcgaaatccacagcagcagtggaaagcgcGTCGACACGTGACAGGGCATCGGCAGCCGCATTCACGGGTCCCTCGATGTACCGCAGGTCGGTCGTGAATTCGGAAATAAAATGCAGGTGCCGAATTTGCCGGGACGTGTGTGTGCTGtggtttccacggaaagcgaatgttagtggcttatgatccgtgagtacgtggaacacggtaccttcgagaaggtggcgaaagtggcgTATGCCAAGGTAGACAGCAAGGAGTTCGCGGTCGAAAGTGCTGCATCGAGTCTCTGCCGGCTTcatcttctgcgaaaagaaaccgagtggGCACCACAGATTTTGCTGGAATTGTAAAACTGCACCAACGGCACTGGAGGAGGCGTCGGTGATGAGCCGCATGGGCGCGTCAGTTAGGGGATGCATTAGGAGGGTGGCTTGTGCCAGggcattcttggcttcttggaaggcggcatgtgcttcggatgtccactccaagatcgcagatggtgcctttggagccttcagcatgtcggtcagaggtagaatgatgcgcgctatattcggcaggaaccgacgatggaagttcagaagcccgagaaattcgcggagcttgcgaagcgacgttggacgtggaaaattccgcagagcttgaaccttcctgtccaatggcttgattccttcaggtgtgacaaggtgtccgagaaattcgacgttgtcaacaccaaagacacATTTGGCTGTGTTGATAGTTAAGCCATGTTCCTGCAGTCGCGAAAACAGCAACCGCAGATGGTCAGCGTGCTGCTCTGGTGAAGAACTTGCCACCAGCAGATCATCAAGATAGGCGATGACGAAGTGCAGACCACGAATGACTTCGTTGATGAAGCGTTGGAAAGTTTGGCCTGCATTACGTaacccgaaaggcatgcggacgtactcgaataggccaaaaggcgttgtgatggcagtcttcggtatgtccgctggttccacaggaatttGATGATATGCCTTGACTAGGTCAATCTTGCTAAATATGGTTGTTCCAGCAAGAGTGGCAGCAAAGTCGTGAATGTGCGGGAGTGGGTACCGGTCGGGAGCGGTGCGGGCATTCAATGCACGATAGTCTCCACAAGGGTGCCAATCTCCGGGGTcacgcttgggcaccatgtgcagcgcagatgaccagctgcttgacgatgggcggattatgcctaactgcagcatgtgatcaaattctctgcgagctctggcgaggcggtctccagcaagacgtcgtggcttgcagaacgctggaggacccgtggcgacgatgtggtgcgtcacagtgtgccgcactggaagttccaaattggtaggtttggtaagttcaggaaattcactgaggatagaggcaaattctgatgatggcgaatgcggagctggttgcgtagaggcggacagcggtgcgaggataccttgcacggagaggctggtcgtacagtccacaagttgacgggagcggagactcacgttcaaaccgaaatgggtaagaaagtccgcacctagtatggcgaagcgcacgtcggcgatgatgaaaatccaccgaaatatgcgacgcaggcccaggtcaatggtgagggagcgttggccatatgttgcgattgtggatgtatttacagcttgcaaaggcgcagtcctcggacaacggtgtcggtcctggagagaggcaggaatgacgcttacctctgcaccagtgtccacaagaaagcgATGGCCTGCGATCCTGTCTGTGATGTAGAATAGGCGGCTTCCCGTAGCGGTTGAGTCACGCGCCGCCATTAGTGACTCGCTTCCATGTTTCCCTGCCAGCGACAAGGCTGTCGACATTTTGCAGCGCTGGCACCGAACCTGGTGTGGTACCAGCAGAAGTTGTCAGAAGTGTGTCTTGGGcgggaacgcgaacgtgagccacccctagccagtggagagcgacgaggcgtgtccatctgcattgctgccatggtgtccatgagcctgtcaattttctcctcgagGCGAGATTGCCGGGCCTCGAAGACAGTGGTCGAGGACACCGCGGAGCTTGCGCCGGAGTAGTCGTTCACGCGGTCCGCGAGTTCTGCCAGTTTGTCAAGAGGCATATCATCCgcagctgccaaaaccacgacaagtgtctgaggcaagcgttgcagaaacagctcgcgcaatagtggactctcggagtcttgggtacggtcgccgagtagctgtcgcatccgatgtaatagctgcgacggtcggcgatcgccgagttcTTCCGCGTTGAGGAGTTGCTGCAAACGGCCTCTCTCGGACACGGTTTTGCGTGTGAGCACTATGGCCTTGAAATGGTCGTAGGGCGCGGCCGGATGTGGGGCTCTCATGACGTCGTCGaactcatcagctacctcggaggaaagtgctgagatgacatgcaggtacatcacacgttgcgatgtgatgcgccgcagatcgaagagggcttctacttgcgtgaaccacacggcgggattcttcggccaaaacggcggcagccTCAGCTGGGCACTGGAaatggcgtccatggcagcgctgGGGGCAGGGATGTCGCCTGGCACTGTTGATTGGGGCTGAGGAGCCGGGGCGTCGTTGCTGACTACTGTAGtgttcatttcgtcttccattgcgtgagcttgctacgtctgggtcaccaagctataggggcgcgaactgcgtccgctatagacagacgcgcgcagagagaagagaacgaacttcgagagcgaccggcgagcagccgagcggcggtgaaactgaaactttattgtacgtgacttccacgccgaggaggccggcgccacgaacataaacatccgctcgttgtgcagacgctcacggcggcggcggcggcggcggaatcggatccactacaagTTTGTCAACAAGTTCCAGTCAGTCACGGCTGTGGGTAGTTTTAATTCAGGCAGGGCTACTTCACAGACCTGTGATGCTCGTGTAAATCAGCACACACAATTTTCCACCAAAAAGCATGTACATGAACTGGCATATTCGATAGAATCAGCATCGGATATGCAGATTCTGGTGGCTAATCACACCATTCTTTGCACATGCTCATGTGCTTTCCATAAACGCTGCTGTTGTAGTTCCCCCTCTCCACAATCTGTTATTTGCTTCGATCAGTATCGTCAACCTGGATGAACTTGTACCGACTGGGATCGCGTGCCGTGGGAACACTGCACGCGTCAAGGCACCAACCACAGCAGGGTCATTCACCGAAGGTACCGATATGCAAAAAAATCAAATATTTGATATTTGATCAGCAAATGGAATTGTTCAAACATTCATGCTCGATTCGAAATAGAATATTTGCATACCTCCAATGCATAGTCTTGTTGCGACATCagcctgtaattttttttttttcccaagatGGCGACTAAATTGGTGGACTGACCACTCTGGACACAGTACGGCTCACACAGCACCACAATTGTTCAGAAACACGCATTCCACTAAATGCACACCACAAGGCCTTTATTGAAGTGATGTCTATATGTACAGCAGGTGAGAGCAAAGAGAAAGCAATGTTTCTAGCCATGGGGAAAAGAGGGCATGCTGTGCATAGGCCGGAGATAAAGGTCTGGGCGACAGTACTGCTTAGTAGCGACTGGCGCCACCACCGCTCCCGCGCATGTGGCTCATAGGTGGCAGGCCGAAACCCGTCGGCCTTGGTGCAGTGGGGCCCAGACTGCTCTTGCGATACTCGTTCATCCGTGGACCCCCACTGCCACCAGGACCGCCACCTCCAAAGGAACCGCCCATGCCGTAGGAgcccttccggtc
This window contains:
- the LOC135902143 gene encoding uncharacterized protein is translated as MEDEMNTTVVSNDAPAPQPQSTVPGDIPAPSAAMDAISSAQLRLPPFWPKNPAVWFTQVEALFDLRRITSQRVMYLHVISALSSEVADEFDDVMRAPHPAAPYDHFKAIVLTRKTVSERGRLQQLLNAEELGDRRPSQLLHRMRQLLGDRTQDSESPLLRELFLQRLPQTLVVVLAAADDMPLDKLAELADRVNDYSGASSAVSSTTVFEARQSRLEEKIDRLMDTMAAMQMDTPRRSPLARGGSRSRSRPRHTSDNFCWYHTRFGASAAKCRQPCRWQGNMEASH